A region from the Wansuia hejianensis genome encodes:
- a CDS encoding mannitol dehydrogenase family protein, whose protein sequence is MNLTLDGLRRREFWKKAGVAIPTYEIGRIRSAAQKEPVWVHFGIGNIFRIFMGGIADHLIEQKALDRGITCAEAFDFDVIDKIYAPFDNLVLGVTLLPDGNSRKRVIGSLAEALKANTEEPECWQRLKQIFASPSLQICSFTITEKGYAVCDTHGEYLPAVCADLERGPSGPQSAMAVVTALLYERFKGGGGPVAAVSMDNCSRNGEKLKTAVLTFARGWEERGYVSEGFVRYLSDEAQVSFPWSMIDKITPRPAASIRDELASLGIEGMEPVVTRKNTYIAPYVNAEGPQYLVIEDRFPNGRPPFEKAGIYMTDRETVNKAERMKVTTCLNPLHTALAVYGCLLGYTRISDEMQDRELHELVCRIGLKEGLPVVTNPGILSPEKFAAEVIRERIPNPYMPDTPQRIATDTSQKIGIRYGETIKAYVDRYGDAGRLQAIPLAIAGWLRYLLGVDDNGKVFHRSADPMLGELSGYLEGISPGRPDTVGNRLVPILSNSRIFGCDLYQAKIGKKIEKMFREEITGIGAVRKTLIKYLNGLEA, encoded by the coding sequence ATGAATTTAACATTGGACGGTTTAAGGAGGCGGGAATTCTGGAAAAAAGCCGGCGTGGCGATTCCTACCTATGAGATCGGACGGATTCGGTCGGCTGCACAAAAGGAACCGGTATGGGTACACTTTGGAATCGGAAATATATTCAGGATCTTTATGGGCGGCATTGCAGACCATTTAATTGAACAGAAGGCGCTGGACCGGGGGATCACCTGTGCGGAAGCCTTTGATTTCGATGTCATTGATAAAATCTATGCACCCTTTGATAATCTGGTATTGGGCGTTACCCTTTTACCGGATGGAAACAGCCGGAAAAGGGTGATCGGCTCGCTGGCGGAGGCATTAAAAGCCAATACGGAGGAACCTGAGTGCTGGCAGAGGCTGAAGCAGATATTTGCGAGCCCGTCCCTGCAGATTTGTTCTTTCACAATCACAGAAAAAGGGTATGCGGTGTGCGATACACACGGGGAATATCTGCCGGCGGTATGCGCCGATCTGGAAAGAGGACCTTCCGGGCCCCAATCGGCCATGGCAGTGGTCACGGCTCTGCTGTATGAGAGATTCAAAGGCGGAGGCGGACCGGTGGCAGCCGTTTCCATGGATAATTGTTCACGAAATGGTGAGAAGCTGAAAACGGCCGTCCTGACCTTCGCGAGAGGCTGGGAGGAGCGGGGCTATGTTTCGGAAGGGTTTGTCAGATATCTCTCCGATGAAGCGCAGGTATCCTTTCCCTGGAGCATGATTGATAAAATCACTCCCAGGCCGGCGGCTTCTATCAGAGATGAACTGGCGTCCCTCGGCATAGAAGGAATGGAGCCTGTGGTCACGCGGAAAAATACATATATTGCTCCCTATGTCAATGCGGAGGGCCCCCAGTATCTGGTGATTGAGGACAGGTTCCCCAATGGCCGCCCGCCGTTTGAGAAGGCGGGGATATATATGACTGACCGCGAGACTGTAAACAAGGCGGAAAGAATGAAAGTTACCACTTGTCTGAACCCGCTGCATACAGCCCTGGCCGTGTACGGCTGCCTGCTGGGCTACACGCGTATCTCAGACGAAATGCAGGACAGGGAATTACATGAATTAGTCTGCCGCATTGGGCTGAAGGAAGGGCTTCCGGTAGTCACGAACCCGGGGATACTGTCTCCTGAAAAGTTCGCGGCTGAAGTCATCCGCGAAAGAATTCCCAACCCGTATATGCCGGATACGCCCCAGCGGATTGCAACGGATACTTCCCAGAAGATAGGAATCCGCTATGGAGAAACCATAAAAGCTTATGTGGACCGGTATGGAGACGCAGGCAGGCTGCAGGCCATCCCGCTGGCCATCGCCGGATGGCTCAGATATCTTTTGGGGGTGGACGATAACGGAAAAGTTTTTCACAGGTCCGCAGACCCGATGTTAGGTGAGCTGAGCGGATATCTGGAGGGAATTAGTCCGGGCCGGCCGGACACGGTGGGAAACCGGCTGGTTCCCATATTATCAAATAGTCGTATCTTTGGCTGTGATTTGTATCAGGCTAAAATAGGAAAAAAAATAGAAAAGATGTTCAGGGAAGAAATTACCGGGATCGGCGCGGTGAGGAAGACGCTGATAAAATATCTGAATGGGCTGGAAGCTTGA
- the uxuA gene encoding mannonate dehydratase produces MEMTLRWFGKGYDSVTLEEIRQVPGVKGVVTTLYGKNPGETWEPDEIRALKDTVDGAGLKIAAIESVNLSDDIKTGSGKRDEHIQHYIQTLENLGKEKIQIVCYNFMPVFDWTRTELARVRPDGSTVMAYNQEVIGRLDPEHMKESVSQMSGGFQMPGWEPDRLDHLKELFEKYRDIDQEKLFQNLLYFLRAIGPVCKKYGIRMAIHPDDPAWPIFGLPRIITNKKQIERLLRAVDEEYNGLTLCTGSLGSDQKNEIPDIIEAARGRVPFAHVRNLKYNSPGDFEEAAHLSSDGSMDMYEILRKLYDTGFNGIMRPDHGRMIWQEQAMPGYGLYDRALGACYLQGIWEAIEKGARKCAS; encoded by the coding sequence ATGGAAATGACCCTGAGATGGTTTGGTAAGGGTTATGATTCTGTGACTCTGGAGGAGATACGGCAGGTGCCGGGGGTAAAAGGCGTTGTCACCACGCTGTATGGTAAAAACCCCGGAGAGACCTGGGAGCCGGATGAAATACGGGCGCTGAAGGACACAGTTGACGGCGCCGGGCTGAAGATAGCCGCAATTGAGTCAGTCAATCTGTCGGATGATATCAAAACAGGTTCCGGCAAGAGAGACGAGCATATTCAGCATTATATCCAGACACTGGAAAACCTGGGGAAAGAAAAGATACAGATAGTGTGTTATAATTTCATGCCGGTCTTTGACTGGACCCGCACAGAGCTGGCGCGGGTCCGGCCGGACGGCTCCACGGTGATGGCGTATAATCAGGAGGTGATCGGACGGCTGGATCCTGAGCACATGAAAGAATCCGTCAGCCAGATGTCCGGAGGTTTTCAGATGCCCGGCTGGGAACCGGACCGGTTAGACCACCTGAAAGAGCTGTTTGAGAAATACAGGGATATCGATCAAGAAAAGCTGTTCCAAAACCTCCTCTATTTCCTGAGAGCTATTGGACCAGTCTGTAAAAAATATGGCATTCGGATGGCCATTCACCCGGACGATCCGGCATGGCCTATTTTCGGGCTGCCGAGAATTATAACCAATAAAAAGCAGATCGAGCGGCTGCTGCGCGCTGTGGATGAGGAGTATAACGGACTGACACTGTGTACGGGCTCCCTGGGTTCTGACCAGAAGAACGAAATACCGGACATCATAGAGGCAGCCAGGGGAAGGGTTCCCTTTGCCCACGTCCGCAATCTGAAGTATAACAGCCCGGGAGATTTTGAAGAAGCAGCTCATCTCTCATCGGACGGATCGATGGATATGTATGAAATTCTGCGCAAATTATATGACACGGGCTTTAACGGGATCATGCGGCCGGATCACGGGCGGATGATCTGGCAGGAACAGGCGATGCCAGGCTATGGCCTGTATGACAGGGCGCTGGGCGCGTGCTATCTTCAGGGGATTTGGGAGGCCATTGAAAAGGGAGCACGCAAATGCGCTTCATGA
- a CDS encoding GntP family permease, which produces MALVLAIISILLFNLKKRKQIAVAVKEGCNDWIRPMASLCIIIGFGSVVKNTRGFEACVALLLNPSRNVYASAALSTAVVSGITASASGGIQIACSTFANTWLQSANPAILNRICSIASCSLDSLPHSGRIHSTFEICKVDLKQGYKYVFVVSVIIRAVVTVIAVILGNMGIC; this is translated from the coding sequence TTGGCGCTGGTGCTGGCAATCATTTCGATACTGCTATTTAACCTTAAGAAAAGAAAACAAATAGCAGTTGCTGTGAAAGAGGGCTGCAACGACTGGATTCGCCCGATGGCCAGTCTCTGTATTATTATAGGCTTCGGCTCAGTTGTGAAAAATACGAGGGGTTTTGAGGCCTGTGTTGCACTGCTTCTCAACCCCTCACGGAATGTATATGCGTCCGCGGCACTCTCAACAGCAGTAGTTTCTGGTATTACAGCATCTGCAAGCGGCGGTATACAAATCGCATGCAGCACATTTGCTAATACCTGGCTTCAGTCGGCAAATCCGGCCATCCTGAACAGAATCTGTTCGATCGCAAGCTGTTCGCTGGACTCGCTGCCGCATAGCGGAAGAATCCACAGCACTTTTGAAATTTGTAAAGTTGATTTGAAACAGGGATATAAGTATGTCTTTGTTGTAAGCGTGATAATTCGGGCAGTTGTTACAGTTATAGCAGTGATCTTGGGGAACATGGGAATTTGTTAG